From a single Brassica napus cultivar Da-Ae chromosome C9, Da-Ae, whole genome shotgun sequence genomic region:
- the LOC106417281 gene encoding wax ester synthase/diacylglycerol acyltransferase 7-like: MTLDSIKLPAMAKEITKIIDFAVVDLPAIYNVIMGMPLINSMKAVSSTHHLGIKFPTPNGIAAEDGARWIKTLVNVEDHVFVPDIDPDEIGDQGNKFVEDYISRLTMLPLDRSRPLWDIHILNVKTSDAEAAGLIRSHHSLGDGMSRMSLILACTHKSSDPEALPTIPILKRRENVSHGLRNTGWFLSSMFAIYATVRLIWNTIVDLLLLLATVLFLKDTETSLKGGAEAESNAKRFSHRIVSLNDVSLIKDIMDMTINDVLLGVTQAALSRYLNVAHGILVNLRSEIGVQALLIHFQSYADKMVISIAVDPTIIPDSHKLCDAMEESLKSMKIALLGKGY, encoded by the exons ATGACGCTCGACTCGATTAAGCTCCCGGCGATGGCGAAAGAAATCACGAAAATCATTGACTTCGCGGTGGTAGACCtccctgccatctacaacgtgatcatgggaatgCCTTTGATAAACTCCATGAAGGCAGTATCATCAACACATCACCTAGGCATCAAATTCCCGACTCCCAACGGAATTGCT GCTGAGGATGGTGCAAGATGGATCAAAACCCTAGTCAATGTAGAAGATCATGTATTCGTACCAGACATAGACCCTGACGAAATTGGTGACCAAGGAAACAAATTCGTAGAGGACTACATTTCACGACTTACAATGCTTCCTCTTGATAGATCAAGACCCTTGTGGGATATCCACATCCTCAACGTCAAAACATCTGATGCAGAAGCAGCCGGTCTCATAAGATCTCACCATTCGTTGGGAGATGGAATGTCACGTATGTCTCTCATTTTGGCGTGTACTCATAAATCATCAGACCCTGAAGCGCTTCCTACTATTCCTATCCTTAAACGACGTGAAAACGTGTCACACGGCCTTAGAAACACAGGCTGGTTCTTAAgctcgatgtttgccatttatGCCACAGTGAGATTGATTTGGAATACCATTGTAGATCTTCTGTTACTCTTGGCTACGGTGTTGTTTCTGAAGGATACAGAGACGTCTCTAAAAGGTGGTGCAGAAGCCGAGAGCAATGCGAAGAGATTTTCTCATCGAATTGTTTCTTTAAATGACGTAAGCCTTATAAAAGACATCATGGACATG ACTATCAACGATGTTTTACTTGGAGTTACGCAAGCTGCTCTCTCGCGCTATCTAAACGTAGCACATG GAATTTTGGTAAACCTAAGGTCGGAAATTGGAGTCCAG GCATTGCTTATCCATTTCCAAAGTTACGCGGACAAGATGGTAATCTCGATAGCGGTTGACCCTACAATCATACCAGATTCGCACAAGCTATGTGATGCAATGGAGGAGTCTTTGAAATCTATGAAAATTGCTCTTTTAGGAAAAGGCTACTGA